In the genome of Magnolia sinica isolate HGM2019 chromosome 2, MsV1, whole genome shotgun sequence, one region contains:
- the LOC131224378 gene encoding uncharacterized protein LOC131224378, whose protein sequence is MATGENLCHGEREREREREVLDGATIRAFVEDEWTFNVSINDRFANLDVDHDGLLSYTEMMKELKSLRVLETHFGIDFVESSPDEIALIYRSLFLQFDHDHNGAVDMEEFRVETKEMMLAMANGLGLLPAQMVLEEDSFLKKAVERESNMVAA, encoded by the exons ATGGCAACTGGGGAAAAtctctgccatgg agagagagagagagagagagagagagaagtgttaGATGGCGCCACCATCCGTGCATTCGTGGAGGACGAGTGGACCTTCAATGTCTCCATCAACGACCGTTTTGCAAACCTCGATGTAGATCACGATGGTCTCCTATCCTACACAGAGATGATGAAGGAGCTAAAGAGTCTTAGGGTCCTAGAGACCCACTTCGGCATTGACTTTGTGGAGTCGAGTCCTGATGAGATTGCACTCATCTACCGTTCCCTCTTCCTCCAGTTCGATCACGACCACAACGGGGCCGTTGACATGGAAGAGTTCCGCGTGGAAACTAAAGAGATGATGCTTGCGATGGCGAATGGGTTAGGATTATTGCCTGCTCAAATGGTGTTGGAAGAGGATAGCTTCCTCAAGAAAGCCGTTGAAAGGGAATCAAACATGGTTGCTGCTTGA
- the LOC131227670 gene encoding uncharacterized protein LOC131227670, which yields MSVELLDGATIRAFVEDEQAFNVSVDDRFRSLDTDHDDLLSYTEMMEELKSLRVLETHFGIDVVESNPDEIALIYRSLFIQFDHDRNGSVDLEEFRAETKKMMLAMANGLGFLPVQMVLEEDSFFKKAVERESSVLSA from the coding sequence atgagtgTAGAACTGTTAGATGGCGCCACCATCCGCGCATTCGTGGAGGACGAGCAAGCCTTCAATGTCTCCGTTGATGACCGTTTCAGAAGCCTCGACACAGACCACGATGATCTCCTATCCTACACAGAGATGATGGAGGAGCTAAAGAGTCTTAGGGTCCTAGAGACCCACTTTGGCATTGACGTTGTGGAATCGAATCCTGATGAGATTGCACTCATCTACCGTTCCCTTTTCATCCAGTTCGATCATGACCGCAACGGGTCCGTCGACTTGGAAGAGTTTCGGGCGGAGACTAAGAAGATGATGCTTGCAATGGCAAATGGGCTGGGATTCTTGCCTGTTCAGATGGTTTTGGAAGAGGATAGCTTCTTCAAGAAAGCCGTCGAAAGGGAATCAAGCGTGCTCTCTGCTTGA
- the LOC131227660 gene encoding uncharacterized protein LOC131227660: MSVEVLDGATIRAFVEDELAFNVSVNNHFASLDIDHDGLLSYKEMMKELKSLRVLETHFGIDFVESSPDEIALIYRSLFLQFDHDHNGTVDLEEFRAETKEMMLAMANGLGFLPVQMVLEEDSFLKKAVEWESNMVAA; encoded by the coding sequence atgagtgTAGAAGTGTTAGATGGCGCCACCATCCGTGCATTTGTGGAGGACGAGCTTGCCTTCAATGTCTCCGTCAACAACCATTTCGCAAGCCTCGACATAGACCACGACGGTCTCCTATCCTACAAAGAGATGATGAAAGAGCTAAAGAGTCTTAGGGTCCTAGAGACCCACTTCGGCATTGACTTTGTGGAGTCGAGTCCTGATGAGATTGCACTCATCTACCGTTCCCTCTTCCTCCAGTTCGATCACGACCACAATGGGACCGTGGACTTGGAAGAGTTCCGGGCAGAGACCAAAGAGATGATGCTTGCTATGGCGAATGGGTTAGGATTCTTGCCTGTTCAGATGGTGTTGGAAGAGGATAGCTTCCTCAAGAAAGCCGTTGAATGGGAATCTAACATGGTCGCTGCTTAA